The Suncus etruscus isolate mSunEtr1 chromosome 14, mSunEtr1.pri.cur, whole genome shotgun sequence genome contains a region encoding:
- the SYT3 gene encoding synaptotagmin-3, with amino-acid sequence MSGDYEDDLCRRALILVSKLCARVRDADTNDRCQEFENMRIRGYPQGPDADISVSLLSVIVTFCGIVLLGVSLFVSWKLCWVPWRDKGGSAVGGPLRKDLGPGMGLAGLVGGGGHHLGGHPLLGPHHHVHPAHHPPFAELLEPGGLGGSEPPEPSYLDMDSYPEAAAATAVVGVKPSQTSPELPSETGGGSGVLLLPPSSGSLPSAQSHQHVTSLAPPTRYPALPRPLTQQTLTSQSDSGPDERPPVLPAPVAVPVGEEKAKLIGQIQPELYQGTGRRPGEGAGAPCGRISFALRYLYGSDQLVVRVLQALDLPAKDSNGFSDPYVKIYLLPDRKKKFQTKVHRKTLNPVFNETFQFPVPLAELAQRKLHFSVYDFDRFSRHDLIGQVVLDNLLELAEQPPDRPLWRDIIEGGSEKADLGELNFSLCYLPTAGRLTVTIIKASNLKAMDLTGFSDPYVKASLISEGRRLKKRKTSIKKNTLNPTYNEALVFDVAPESVENVGLSIAVVDYDCIGHNEVIGVCRVGPEAADPHGREHWAEMLANPRKPVEHWHQLVEEKTLSSFTKGSKGLSEKENSE; translated from the exons ATGTCCGGGGACTATGAAGATGACCTGTGCCGGCGGGCACTCATCCTCGTCTCCAAGCTCTGTGCACGGGTTCGAGACGCTGACACCAATGACAGGTGCCAGGAGTTCGAAAATATGAGAATCCGAGGCTATCCCCAGGGCCCTGATGCAG ACATCTCCGTGAGCCTGCTGTCAGTGATCGTCACCTTCTGCGGAATCGTCCTGCTGGGCGTCTCCCTCTTCGTGTCTTGGAAGCTCTGCTGGGTGCCATGGCGCGACAAAGGGGGCTCAGCCGTCGGCGGGCCCCTGAGAAAGGACCTAGGCCCAGGCATGGGGCTGGCGGGCCTGGTGGGTGGTGGCGGGCACCACCTGGGGGGCCACCCCCTGCTGGGCCCCCACCATCATGTACACCCCGCACATCACCCGCCTTTTGCCGAGCTGCTGGAGCCAGGTGGCCTGGGGGGCTCGGAGCCCCCTGAGCCCTCCTATCTGGACATGGACTCATATCCTGAGGCTGCTGCGGCCACTGCCGTGGTCGGGGTAAAACCCAGCCAGACATCCCCGGAGCTGCCCTCAGAGACGGGTGGAGGCTCGGGGGTGCTCCTGCTGCCCCCCAGTAGCGGGAGCCTGCCCAGTGCCCAGTCCCATCAGCATGTCACCAGCCTGGCACCTCCCACCAG GTACCCGGCCCTGCCCAGGCCCCTCACCCAGCAGACCCTCACGTCCCAGTCGGACTCGGGCCCCGACGAGCGGCCGCCTGTGCTGCCCGCGCCCGTGGCGGTGCCGGTGGGCGAGGAGAAGGCCAAGCTCATCGGGCAGATCCAGCCCGAGCTGTACCAGGGCACCGGCCGGCGGCCCGGGGAGGGCGCGGGGGCGCCTTGCGGCCGCATCAGCTTCGCCCTGCGGTACCTCTACGGCTCCGACCAGCTGGTGGTCCGCGTCCTGCAGGCGCTCGACCTGCCGGCCAAGGACTCCAACGGCTTCTCGGACCCCTACGTCAAGATCTACCTGCTGCCCGACCGCAAGAAGAAGTTCCAGACCAAG GTGCACCGAAAGACCCTGAACCCCGTGTTTAATGAGACCTTCCAGTTCCCGGTGCCCCTGGCCGAACTGGCCCAGAGGAAGCTGCACTTCAGCGTCTACGACTTCGACCGCTTCTCCCGGCACGACCTCATCGGCCAGGTGGTGCTGGACAACCTCCTGGAGCTGGCCGAGCAGCCCCCAGACCGCCCCCTCTGGAGGGACATCATAGAAGGCGGCTCG GAAAAGGCAGACCTTGGAGAACTCAACTTCTCGCTCTGCTACCTGCCCACTGCGGGGCGCCTCACCGTCACTATCATCAAGGCGTCCAACCTCAAAGCGATGGACCTCACCGGCTTCTCAG ACCCCTACGTGAAGGCCTCTCTGATTAGCGAGGGGCGGCGCCTCAAGAAGCGGAAAACCTCCATCAAGAAGAACACGCTGAACCCCACGTACAACGAGGCGCTGGTGTTCGACGTGGCCCCGGAGAGCGTGGAGAACGTGGGGCTGAGCATCGCAGTGGTCGACTACGACTG CATCGGGCACAATGAGGTGATCGGTGTGTGCCGCGTGGGCCCCGAAGCCGCAGACCCCCACGGCCGCGAGCACTGGGCCGAGATGCTGGCCAACCCCCGCAAGCCCGTGGAGCACTGGCATCAGCTGGTGGAG gaaaAAACTTTGTCCAGCTTCACTAAAGGAAGCAAAGGATTGTCGGAGAAGGAGAACTCAGAGTGA